In Papaver somniferum cultivar HN1 chromosome 1, ASM357369v1, whole genome shotgun sequence, a genomic segment contains:
- the LOC113320130 gene encoding cytochrome B5-like → MEELKSFPLSEVTLHSSKSDCWLTIHGKVYDVTNFLEEHPGGEDVLLESAAKGDATNDFEDVGHSSTATSMLSSYLIGTLDSSTSKNGEVGQQSSEGVKNVAAKTATLERQVSAPSSMRKFIVPFISLVVAFVAWYYFSHSGKKTCCSHHH, encoded by the exons ATGGAGGAACTCAAATCTTTTCCCTTATCAGAAGTCACTCTTCATTCATCCAAATCTGATTGTTGGCTAACCATCCATGGCAAA GTTTATGATGTGACCAATTTCTTGGAAGAACATCCAGGAGGAGAAGATGTTCTATTAGAATCTGCAG CCAAAGGAGATGCAACAAATGACTTCGAAGACGTGGGTCATAGTTCAACAGCTACAAGCATGTTGAGTAGCTACTTGATCGGAACTTTGGATAGCAGTACCTCAAAAAATGGCGAAGTTGGGCAACAAAGTTCAGAGGGTGTGAAGAATGTTGCAGCAAAGACAGCAACATTAGAAAGACAAGTATCCGCTCCTTCTTCAATGAGGAAATTCATTGTACCATTTATCAGTTTGGTTGTTGCATTTGTAGCTTGGTATTATTTTTCTCATTCTGGAAAGAAGACTTGTTGCAGCCACCACCACTAG
- the LOC113273174 gene encoding basic 7S globulin 2-like, which translates to MASYSSFFAILLLSFFFLSASGAQPPSSSRPSGLVFSVTIDPSTLQYLTKISLETVPINVVVDLGGESSWIYSSQGCASTSGDVTVQSNNLKNGDWVSGPNVTARGISLGCETTTGVLLGLAKGAEGIAGLGRSGLSLASQLSAAFQLPQKFALDLSSPSGGSMYFGNGPYPDQQLAYTPLITNSCFPSDYFVDVKSMEIDNGNVTYDEGMLSIDNENGVGGTKFSTLVPYTTMETSIYKAFTSIYINRAQAMNISAVAPAWPFHACFSASTIQSRPDGLVVPKILFRLSNNVNWMISPGNALKLVKKDVYCLAFVDGGSKPKTSIVIGGHQMQYNIIEFDVARSRLGFRPRVQI; encoded by the coding sequence AtggcttcttattcttcttttttcgCAATTCTTTTACTtagtttcttctttctctctgcgTCTGGTGCACAGCCTCCCTCTTCTTCTCGGCCTAGCGGACTTGTTTTTTCAGTTACCATAGATCCGTCTACTCTCCAATATCTGACCAAAATCAGCCTTGAAACAGTCCCCATTAACGTAGTTGTTGATCTCGGTGGTGAATCTTCCTGGATCTATTCTAGTCAGGGTTGTGCATCTACCTCAGGTGACGTGACCGTTCAATCAAACAATTTGAAAAATGGGGACTGGGTGTCAGGTCCAAATGTTACAGCTCGTGGGATTTCACTCGGTTGTGAAACAACTACTGGTGTCTTACTTGGACTCGCAAAAGGTGCTGAAGGTATTGCTGGTCTTGGAAGATCAGGACTTTCTTTAGCTTCACAACTTTCAGCTGCATTTCAGTTGCCTCAAAAATTTGCGTTGGACTTATCTTCGCCAAGCGGAGGTTCCATGTACTTCGGGAATGGTCCTTACCCTGATCAACAGTTAGCTTACACCCCACTTATCACTAACTCTTGTTTTCCTAGTGACTATTTCGTTGACGTAAAGTCAATGGAAATAGACAATGGAAATGTCACATACGATGAAGGAATGTTGTCAATCGACAATGAAAATGGCGTAGGAGGAACAAAATTTAGCACTTTAGTTCCTTACACTACTATGGAGACATCAATATACAAGGCGTTCACAAGTATTTATATTAACAGAGCTCAAGCCATGAATATTTCTGCAGTTGCTCCTGCTTGGCCTTTCCATGCTTGCTTTAGTGCATCGACGATACAAAGTAGACCGGACGGGCTTGTTGTGCCAAAGATTCtttttaggttgagcaacaatgTGAATTGGATGATTAGTCCAGGTAATGCTTTGAAGCTTGTTAAGAAGGATGTATACTGTCTTGCATTTGTAGATGGAGGTTCAAAGCCGAAAACTTCAATTGTTATTGGTGGTCATCAGATGCAATATAATATTATAGAGTTTGATGTTGCAAGATCAAGATTAGGGTTCCGTCCACGGGTTCAAATTTGA
- the LOC113273185 gene encoding putative F-box protein At2g02030: MENLDHDVLENILFRLPLGTATSQANLVCKSWKTILYNKRHNEVGILFTCNEYKDGFKHSQVQLCFGEEYDHIDCNKMNYYYSHETLMEMGHCRFAFKSHAFYGILVGSCNGLVCFQKEDLGDKYIREAFAICNPLTGEFISLKANLSRAGDYCPLPLVVSSGFGYCQSTGEYKVVRIYNISEEQLVSYAQVYTIGSNKWRDMETFIDVAFSYESGPGIFANGVLHWLGYDQEADRIIVFDLKDEKFGKLSLPPPEADELEDSEDPCNELRFLGGNLCWVKRAWSWSYMEIWEYKKNNLNTNNARYGMEEHDKIQDYCSGNSWNWVKDFSIDISEHYIQTFAITKSNQVLILGACNLYCYDPETRAISSHRDDRCMRHVLTHAKLCFVERFRGNMRVKRIILAASVSVSKVSLRACDHPYVYPMV; this comes from the exons ATGGAAAATCTCGACCATGATGTCTTAGAAAACATACTTTTTCGGTTACCTTTAGGGACAGCTACTTCACAGGCTAATCTTGTGTGCAAATCATGGAAAACTATCCTGTATAATAAACGTCATAACGAGGTGGGTATCCTTTTCACATGCAATGAATACAAAGATGGCTTCAAACACAGTCAAGTCCAGCTCTGCTTTGGAGAAGAATATGATCACATTGATTGTAATAAGATGAACTATTACTACTCTCACGAAACACTCATGGAGATGGGGCATTGCAGATTTGCTTTTAAATCCCATGCATTTTATGGTATCCTGGTTGGATCATGCAATGGATTGGTTTGTTTTCAGAAAGAGGATCTTGGTGACAAGTACATTCGCGAGGCTTTCGCAATTTGCAATCCCTTAACAGGTGAATTTATATCTCTTAAAGCTAATTTGAGTAGGGCGGGGGATTACTGTCCACTACCACTCGTAGTTTCAAGTGGGTTCGGTTATTGTCAATCAACTGGcgagtacaaggttgttagaaTTTACAACATCAGCGAGGAACAGCTGGTGTCATACGCCCAAGTATATACTATTGGCAGCAACAAGTGGAGAGACATGGAAACATTTATAGATGTCGCATTCTCCTATGAATCTGGACCTGGTATCTTTGCTAATGGCGTTCTTCATTGGTTGGGGTATGACCAAGAAGCAGATCGCATTATAGTCTTTGATTTGAaagatgagaagttcggaaagCTCTCCCTGCCACCTCCTGAGGCAGATGAACTTGAAGATTCGGAGGATCCTTGTAATGAACTCAGGTTTTTGGGAGGGAATTTGTGTTGGGTAAAGAGGGCCTGGAGCTGGAGTTACATGGAGATATGGGAATATAAGAAAAATAATCTGAATACTAATAATGCTAGATACGGAATGGAAGAACATGATAAGATACAAGACTACTGTAGCGGAAATTCATGGAACTGGGTCAAGGATTTTAGTATAGACATTAGTGAACATTATATCCAAACGTTTGCAATTACAAAAAGCAATCAAGTACTAATACTGGGCGCATGTAATCTCTACTGTTATGACCCTGAAACTCGAGCTATAAGCAGCCATCGGGACGATAGGTGTATGCGTCACGTATTAACTCATGCAAAGCTATGTTTCGTTGAAAGATTTCGGGGAAACATG AGGGTTAAAAGAATCATATTGGCTGCTTCTGTTTCTGTCTCTAAAGTTTCATTGAGAGCATGTGATCATCCATATGTTTATCCCATGGTTTAA
- the LOC113273190 gene encoding serpin-Z2A-like gives MKKNVAGSPLWLQTMKNLSSEKAFKENNLVYSPLSIYTALGLLTSGSKGETCNQLLGFLKSQDLDSLNKFCSQLMSSLNETQTQRQLSPLSIANSVWVNESCALKPKFQEVADSVFSAHVQAVDFEHKADEVTEMVNQWVETKTNGIIKNLVQKGSFSEFTMVVLVNALYFKGVWHQGQFDKTLTKNSEFYLPDGQSSVQVPFMTSTEEYQYISRQNGFKVLQLPYKLQRQTGSRSCHQYDDEYDPSTRRFSMYIILPDRRDGLGELIDFSSTDSASFMNQYIPEYMPLKQTGEFKVPKFKITFKFDAIKVLNDMGLVLPFSSEAELTEMVGTSGSISKVIHKCFVEVDEEGTEGASATLIEFEECSMGGDPPSPPPVEDFVADHPFMFIIKDDFTGVLLFTGYVLNPLL, from the exons ATGAAGAAGAATGTAGCGGGTTCTCCATTATGGCTGCAAACTATGAAGAATCTGTCTTCGgaaaaagcattcaaagaaaataATTTAGTATATTCTCCATTATCAATCTATACCGCTTTAGGGTTATTAACTTCTGGATCAAAAGGTGAAACATGTAATCAATTATTAGGATTTCTAAAATCTCAAGATCTTGATTCTCTTAATAAGTTTTGTTCTCAACTTATGAGTTCATTGAATGAAACCCAAACTCAAAGACAACTCTCCCCATTGTCAATCGCCAATAGTGTTTGGGTCAATGAATCTTGCGCCTTGAAACCAAAATTTCAAGAGGTTGCCGATTCAGTCTTTAGTGCACATGTTCAAGCTGTAGATTTTGAGCACAAG GCTGATGAGGTTACTGAGATGGTTAACCAATGGGTCGAGACGAAAACTAATGGTATAATCAAGAATCTAGTTCAGAAAGGCTCATTCAGCGAATTCACAATGGTTGTGCTGGTGAATGCACTCTATTTCAAAGGAGTATGGCATCAAGGTCAGTTCGATAAAACGTTAACAAAGAACTCGGAATTCTATCTACCTGATGGACAATCTTCTGTTCAAGTCCCATTTATGACTAGTACAGAGGAATACCAATATATATCGCGTCAAAACGGCTTCAAAGTACTTCAACTCCCATACAAATTACAAAGACAAACAGGGAGTCGTAGTTGTCATCAATACGATGATGAATATGATCCAAGTACTCGGCGTTTTTCTATGTATATAATATTACCTGATAGACGGGATGGACTTGGAGAGTTGATAGACTTTTCGAGTACTGATTCAGCCAGTTTTATGAATCAATATATTCCAGAATACATGCCACTGAAACAAACAGGAGAGTTCAAGGTACCAAAGTTTAAGATAACATTTAAATTTGACGCGATTAAAGTTCTGAATGATATGGGATTAGTATTGCCTTTTAGTTCCGAAGCAGAATTGACTGAGATGGTGGGTACTAGTGGTTCAATCAGTAAAGTTATTCATAAGTGTTTTGTTGAAGTTGACGAGGAAGGAACTGAAGGTGCTTCCGCTACTCTAATAGAGTTTGAAGAATGCAGTATGGGTGGTGatcctccttcaccaccaccggTTGAAGACTTTGTTGCAGATCATCCTTTCATGTTTATCATCAAAGACGATTTTACTGGGGTTTTACTGTTCACCGGATATGTTCTTAATCCTTTGCTATAA
- the LOC113273197 gene encoding uncharacterized protein LOC113273197 → MDQERGVLGDSQGIDLLKFEIQLRTCVDSIYSSSSSAPAHASSLSSSCISSDDVVFVEYITDDACLIKKVPKKSDAWVNILTGVGKLFQGGIREVKDVVTKYEINSGRKYKLVKSDFERYTVECKFKEEENCCWRFDASLLAKSNGVFQCKRYVSEHSFSLASSNPSKVRMIKSFMKDILADDLRASKKKKTASEVIDLFRNEYGVDLTYSQAYHGLNFTKQFLWGDDIKSYSYFVWYKDAIEHYNPGSVVNFEYDSVTRQFKSFFVAFEASITGFNNYCRPMLFIDCTFLTGKFKEIYPVAFGFVPCENCESWLWFLTNLKGIIREDRPLNIISDRGIGLLKHVPEVLPNAYQSFCLYHMKGNFLFQRERADKLQSSYSDSATLH, encoded by the exons ATGGATCAAGAGAGGGGAGTTTTGGGAga CTCACAAGGGATTGACTTGTTGAAGTTTGAAATCCAGTTAAGGACTTGTGTTGATTCTatttattcatcatcttcttctgctcctgCTCATGCTTCTTCGTTATCATCAAGTTGTATTTCAAGTGATGATGTAGTTTTTGTGGAATATATCACTGATGATGCGTGTTTGATCAAAAAGGTACCGAAGAAGTCTGATGCTTGGGTCAACATCTTAACTGGAGTAGGGAAGTTGTTTCAAGGTGGTATTAGAGAAGTTAAGGATGTTGTTACGAAGTATGAAATAAATAGTGGTCGCAAATACAAATTAGTTAAGAGTGACTTTGAACGATACACTGTGGAGTGCAAGTTCAAGGAGGAGGAAAATTGTTGCTGGAGGTTTGACGCCTCTCTCCTTGCCAAATCAAATGGTGTATTCCAATGCAAGAGATATGTTTCAGAGCATTCATTTAGCTTAGCTTCATCTAATCCATCAAAAGTTAGGATGATAAAATCGTTTATGAAGGATATCTTGGCAGATGATTTACGagcatcgaagaagaagaagactgctTCTGAAGTTATAGATTTATTCCGAAATGAATATGGGGTTGACCTCACGTATAGTCAGGCATACCATGGTTTAAACTTCACCAAGCAATTTCTTTGGGGTGACGATATCAAATCTTATTCATACTTTGTTTGGTATAAAGATGCCATTGAACATTACAATCCTGGAAGTGTCGTCAATTTTGAGTATGATAGTGTGACGCGTCAGTTCAAAAGTTTTTTCGTTGCTTTTGAAGCTTCCATAACTGGTTTCAACAATTACTGTCGTCCAATGCTATTTATCGATTGTACCTTTCTCACTGGGAAGTTCAAAG AGATTTATCCAGTTGCATTTGGTTTTGTTCCTTGTGAAAATTGTGAGAGTTGGCTATGGTTCTTAACCAATTTGAAGGGTATTATTCGTGAAGATCGTCCACTGAACATCATATCAGATCGTGGAATCGGCCTTTTGAAGCATGTTCCTGAAGTTTTACCAAATGCTTACCAATCCTTCTGTCTGTACCATATGAAAGGAAATTTCCTGTTCCAAAGGGAAAGAGCAGACAAACTGCAGTCAAGTTATTCGGACAGTGCTACACTGCATTAA